The following are encoded together in the Micromonospora lupini genome:
- a CDS encoding lysophospholipid acyltransferase family protein: MARRRLGFWQRFAVGLVKPVMTVWTQRTWRGQEHLAQDGGMIIVANHISHADPLVSAHFIYDSGRWPQYLGKASVFRVPLVGWILHRCRQIPVERGSVDAVRSLDRSVAALDEGGAVVIYPEGTTTRQPELWPMKAKTGAARLALATGAPVVPVVMWGPERIFDPRTNRLNPRPRIPVTVVAGEPVDLSRWAGTPPTRATLEEMTDAIMLRLRDMLAEIRGGTPPPLWERPVRPSVERHHGEAA, translated from the coding sequence GTGGCACGGCGGAGGCTGGGGTTCTGGCAACGGTTCGCCGTGGGGCTGGTGAAGCCGGTGATGACCGTCTGGACCCAGCGGACCTGGCGCGGCCAGGAGCACCTCGCCCAGGACGGCGGCATGATCATCGTCGCCAACCACATCTCGCACGCCGACCCGTTGGTCTCCGCGCACTTCATCTACGACTCCGGCCGGTGGCCGCAGTACCTGGGTAAGGCAAGCGTGTTCCGGGTGCCGCTGGTCGGCTGGATCCTGCACCGCTGTCGGCAGATCCCCGTCGAGCGCGGCAGCGTGGACGCGGTCCGCTCACTTGACAGGTCGGTCGCCGCCCTCGACGAGGGCGGCGCGGTGGTGATCTACCCGGAGGGCACCACCACCCGACAGCCGGAGCTGTGGCCGATGAAGGCCAAGACCGGCGCCGCCCGGCTGGCCCTGGCCACCGGCGCACCCGTGGTGCCGGTGGTGATGTGGGGACCGGAGCGGATCTTCGACCCGCGGACCAACCGGCTGAACCCACGCCCCCGGATCCCGGTGACAGTGGTGGCCGGCGAACCTGTCGACCTGAGCCGCTGGGCGGGCACCCCGCCGACCCGGGCCACCCTCGAGGAGATGACGGACGCCATCATGCTGCGGCTGCGGGACATGCTCGCCGAGATCCGCGGCGGCACCCCGCCGCCGCTGTGGGAACGACCGGTCCGACCGTCCGTCGAGCGCCACCACGGTGAAGCGGCATGA
- the cofC gene encoding 2-phospho-L-lactate guanylyltransferase encodes MSQPRWAVVVPVKRLAAAKSRLRGALPGVPHEELALALAADTLRAVLACPAVAEALVVTDDTRVAAAARAAGARTLPDVPDAGLNAAFRHGAAQTPGRWVAGLTADLPALRPAELTDALLAAQRGHEGVRRFVADAPGGGTVLLAAPPGVDLDPRFGVGSAAAHAASGALPLSGDWPSLRRDVDTADDLATAARLGLGPRTAALLAAGCPAR; translated from the coding sequence GTGAGTCAGCCGAGGTGGGCCGTGGTGGTGCCGGTGAAGCGTCTGGCTGCGGCCAAGAGCCGGCTGCGGGGCGCGCTGCCCGGCGTACCGCACGAGGAGTTGGCGCTGGCGCTGGCGGCCGACACGCTCCGCGCGGTGCTGGCCTGCCCGGCGGTCGCCGAGGCCCTGGTGGTGACCGACGACACCCGGGTGGCGGCCGCGGCGCGGGCCGCCGGGGCGCGGACGCTGCCCGACGTGCCGGACGCCGGCCTGAACGCCGCGTTCCGGCACGGCGCGGCACAGACCCCCGGGCGGTGGGTGGCCGGGCTCACCGCCGACCTGCCGGCGCTGCGCCCGGCCGAGCTGACCGACGCGCTGCTCGCGGCGCAGCGCGGCCACGAGGGGGTACGCCGGTTCGTGGCGGACGCCCCCGGCGGTGGCACGGTGCTGCTCGCCGCGCCGCCGGGCGTCGACCTCGATCCACGGTTCGGTGTCGGCTCGGCGGCGGCGCACGCGGCGAGCGGGGCGCTGCCGCTGAGTGGCGACTGGCCAAGCCTGCGGCGGGACGTGGACACCGCCGACGACCTGGCCACCGCCGCCCGGCTGGGGCTGGGGCCGCGCACCGCCGCGCTGCTCGCCGCCGGCTGCCCGGCGCGCTGA
- a CDS encoding NAD(P)H-dependent glycerol-3-phosphate dehydrogenase, with protein MSGHVAVLGAGSWGTAFAKILADAGRDVTVWARRAPVAESIRAERRNPEYLPDLLLPARVTATTDAIEAISGAEVVVLAVPSQTLRGNLAEWAGHLHPDATLVSLMKGIELGTTKRMSEVIVETARVAADRVVVVSGPNLAPEIAAEQPAATVVAGTNSDRTALVQSSIRTPYLRPYTNDDVIGCELGGAVKNVIALSYGIATAMGFGDNTRAMLMTRGLAETARLGVALGADPITFAGLAGMGDLVASCSSPLARNRTFGEHLGRGETLEQAQAATRQTAEGVKSCLAIRDLARAHGVEMPITEHVERICHEGMDPRLAVDTLMSRTAKPESYE; from the coding sequence ATGAGCGGCCACGTCGCGGTGCTGGGCGCCGGCTCCTGGGGCACCGCCTTCGCCAAGATCCTGGCCGACGCGGGGCGGGACGTGACCGTGTGGGCCCGCCGCGCCCCGGTGGCGGAGAGCATCCGCGCCGAGCGCCGCAACCCGGAGTACCTGCCGGACCTGCTGCTGCCAGCCCGGGTCACCGCCACCACCGACGCCATCGAGGCGATCAGCGGGGCCGAGGTCGTGGTGCTGGCCGTGCCCTCGCAGACCCTGCGCGGCAACCTCGCCGAGTGGGCCGGGCACCTGCACCCGGACGCCACCCTGGTGTCGCTCATGAAGGGCATCGAACTCGGCACCACCAAGCGGATGAGCGAGGTCATCGTCGAGACCGCCCGGGTGGCCGCGGACCGGGTGGTGGTGGTCTCCGGCCCGAACCTGGCCCCCGAGATCGCCGCCGAGCAGCCCGCCGCCACGGTGGTCGCCGGTACCAACAGCGACCGCACCGCCCTCGTGCAGTCGTCGATCCGGACGCCGTACCTGCGGCCGTACACCAACGACGACGTGATCGGCTGCGAGCTGGGCGGCGCGGTCAAGAACGTGATCGCCCTGTCGTACGGCATCGCCACCGCGATGGGTTTCGGCGACAACACCCGGGCCATGCTGATGACCCGGGGGCTGGCCGAGACGGCCCGCCTCGGTGTGGCGCTCGGCGCGGACCCGATCACCTTCGCCGGCCTGGCCGGCATGGGCGACCTCGTCGCCTCCTGCTCCTCCCCGCTGGCCCGCAACCGCACCTTCGGCGAGCACCTGGGTCGGGGCGAGACGCTGGAGCAGGCCCAGGCCGCGACGCGGCAGACCGCCGAGGGCGTCAAGAGCTGCCTCGCGATCCGCGACCTGGCCCGCGCCCACGGGGTGGAGATGCCGATCACCGAGCACGTCGAACGGATCTGCCACGAGGGGATGGACCCGCGCCTCGCCGTCGACACGCTGATGAGCCGAACCGCCAAGCCCGAGTCGTACGAGTGA
- a CDS encoding cold-shock protein yields the protein MQGTVASYDAATRSGVLLLDDGTELRFPARAFDASGLRLLRLGQRVRIDTDPDGEVVRVTLPTMN from the coding sequence ATGCAGGGCACGGTGGCCAGTTACGACGCGGCAACGCGCAGTGGTGTCCTGCTGCTCGACGACGGCACCGAGCTGCGCTTTCCCGCCCGGGCGTTCGATGCCTCCGGCCTGCGGCTGCTCCGGCTCGGCCAGCGGGTGCGGATCGACACCGATCCCGACGGCGAGGTCGTCCGAGTGACATTGCCGACGATGAACTGA
- a CDS encoding cystathionine gamma-lyase yields the protein MSELGDGTRCVRAGLPEPAPGDPFLPGPVFAAPYHLDPWQGQGTSPNGYGRPDNPTRRLLEAAVGELEGGDCRVFASGQAAITGTLLTLLRPGDTVVLPSDGYFPVRAFATSVLETIGVRVVFVPTVGPYPSFEGVRLVLVETPANPGLDVVDVAALAERAHAAGALLGVDNTTATPLGQRPLDLGADLVVASGTKALTGHSDLLLGYLASRSAEVIEAVTLWRTGTGSVPGAFDAWLAHRSLATLDLRLARQSANAAAVADLLAARSDVTGLRWPGLADDPAYAVASAQMRRMPGVLSFDLGDADRVARFVEAARLVAAATSFGGLHTTADRRAQWGDDTAPGFVRLSCGAEDTPDLVADIAAALDAAGPA from the coding sequence ATGAGCGAACTGGGAGACGGCACCCGCTGCGTACGCGCCGGCCTGCCCGAGCCGGCGCCGGGCGACCCGTTCCTGCCCGGTCCGGTCTTCGCCGCGCCGTACCACCTCGACCCGTGGCAGGGCCAGGGCACCTCGCCGAACGGCTACGGCCGCCCCGACAACCCGACCCGGCGGCTGCTGGAGGCCGCCGTGGGCGAGTTGGAAGGCGGCGACTGCCGGGTGTTCGCCAGCGGTCAGGCCGCCATCACCGGGACGCTGCTCACCCTGCTGCGCCCGGGGGACACCGTGGTGCTGCCCTCCGACGGCTACTTCCCCGTCCGGGCGTTCGCCACCTCCGTGCTGGAGACGATCGGCGTGCGGGTCGTCTTCGTGCCGACCGTGGGCCCGTACCCGTCCTTCGAGGGGGTCCGGCTGGTGCTTGTGGAGACCCCGGCCAACCCGGGTCTCGACGTGGTGGACGTGGCCGCCCTGGCGGAACGGGCGCACGCCGCAGGCGCCCTGCTCGGCGTCGACAACACCACTGCCACCCCGCTCGGGCAGCGCCCGCTGGACCTCGGCGCCGACCTGGTGGTGGCCTCCGGCACGAAGGCGCTCACCGGCCACTCGGACCTGCTGCTGGGCTACCTGGCCAGCCGGTCGGCCGAGGTGATCGAGGCGGTGACGCTCTGGCGTACCGGCACCGGCTCGGTCCCGGGCGCGTTCGACGCCTGGTTGGCGCACCGGTCGCTGGCGACCCTCGACCTGCGGCTGGCCCGGCAGAGCGCGAACGCCGCCGCCGTCGCCGACCTGCTGGCGGCCCGCTCGGACGTAACAGGTCTGCGCTGGCCGGGGCTGGCGGACGACCCGGCGTACGCGGTGGCCTCGGCGCAGATGCGTCGGATGCCCGGGGTGCTCTCGTTCGACCTGGGCGACGCCGACCGGGTGGCCCGCTTCGTCGAGGCCGCGCGGCTGGTGGCGGCGGCCACCTCGTTCGGCGGTCTGCACACCACGGCCGACCGGCGGGCGCAGTGGGGGGACGACACCGCCCCCGGCTTCGTCCGGCTCTCCTGCGGTGCGGAGGACACACCCGACCTGGTCGCCGACATCGCCGCCGCGCTGGACGCGGCCGGGCCGGCCTGA